In Hwangdonia lutea, a single window of DNA contains:
- a CDS encoding aldose 1-epimerase family protein, translated as MHVLQNSKLKIAVKTIGAELCEISSTENKTQFMWDANPNVWGSYAPNLFPIIGALKDDAYRFENKTYTLPKHGFVRHNENIVLQEQTENSLTFALFYNDETLKNYPFKFELNITFLLVDNKIEVIHRIKNVDDKTMYFSVGGHPAFKCPVFENENYNDYVLEFEHTETAKTHLINMENGLISSETKTVFNNSNTIKLTHDLFDRDALVFKDLKSTKVTLKSKLNGEILSVSFHDFPYLGIWAKPEGDYVCIEPWLGVADSENTNQNFKTKEGILALQASKVFEATYTIEINNNHL; from the coding sequence ATGCACGTTTTACAAAACAGCAAGTTAAAAATAGCCGTAAAAACAATTGGCGCAGAACTTTGTGAAATATCTTCAACAGAAAACAAAACCCAATTTATGTGGGATGCCAACCCCAATGTTTGGGGCAGTTACGCACCAAACCTGTTCCCTATTATTGGTGCCTTAAAAGACGATGCTTATCGTTTTGAAAACAAAACATACACCTTGCCAAAACACGGTTTTGTGAGGCACAATGAAAATATTGTTTTACAGGAACAAACCGAAAACAGTTTAACTTTTGCCTTGTTTTACAACGATGAAACCCTTAAAAATTATCCGTTTAAATTTGAATTAAACATCACTTTTTTACTGGTTGACAATAAAATTGAAGTGATTCATCGTATTAAAAACGTTGATGATAAAACCATGTATTTCTCGGTTGGCGGACACCCCGCTTTTAAATGCCCCGTGTTTGAAAATGAAAATTATAACGATTACGTTTTAGAATTTGAACACACTGAAACCGCCAAAACACATTTAATAAATATGGAAAATGGTTTGATTTCCTCTGAAACCAAAACTGTTTTCAACAACTCGAACACTATCAAGTTAACCCACGATTTATTTGATAGGGATGCTCTAGTCTTTAAAGATTTAAAATCTACAAAAGTGACTTTAAAAAGCAAGTTGAACGGCGAAATACTTTCGGTGAGTTTCCACGACTTTCCGTATTTGGGTATTTGGGCAAAACCAGAAGGCGATTATGTTTGTATTGAACCATGGTTGGGCGTTGCCGATAGCGAAAACACCAATCAAAATTTTAAAACCAAAGAAGGGATTTTGGCGTTGCAAGCCAGCAAAGTTTTTGAAGCCACTTATACCATTGAAATAAACAACAATCATTTATAG